GGCAGCCCAAATGAGCAAATAGAATATATCTTTCCTTTAATGCAATCTTATAGAATTTAGTTTTTTGCTACTATAAATATCATAGTTTAGCTACATTATTAATTAGATAGCAATTTTGCCACTGTGTAGAATAGCTTCCTTGGGAAAATACTTCAAGAGAGCTTCCCAGCATATTTGCAAATAAACTTCTAGAGCACAACTTGCTCCCAAGGAGTGAACTGTCCATCTTTGCAATACAGTCACAATACAATCAAAATACCAACCAGTTCATCCTATAAGTGGATTAACTCTGCCTCCCAACCTCTCTCTGGTGGGGAAAGCCCTCCTCAGCTCACTGTGGATCTAATATACATGTCCTCACATACCTCAGGGCACACGTGTCACCTACATGTACCAACCTGCAGCATTAAACACCCAATTTCATCCATTGCAGCAATTAGTGGGCTCACTTAGAAGAGAAGATCACTTGGGGAGAATTGGTGAGGTATTACAAGCTTACCCTTAACAACATCACATATCCAACAGTAACCACAGACAGTTAtaagtacctactgtgtgcaaggcaCTTGCCTGAGCTTCAAGATAAAcataaataaacctctttatagCTTAATCCTACTTTCATTTAAACTCCATTACCTCTGCATCCCGCCTGTGCCATACCATGCACGCATTACAACCTTATGACATCACTTCCAGTGTTGCCTTCTGTGAGACTGTCCTGATGATTGTCTAGTTCCTTCCCTGCTGGAAACTTTGGTTATATAGGAGATACCTAGCTCAGGTGTAGCATCTCCTTACCCTTTCCATCTGTAAAACATACATTGCACAGGTACCCAATTGCAGTCCACTGACATAAATGAGTGGGCTTCCATAGCTTTCTAGCAGTTACTACCAAGAGCTGTTTGTGGAGAAAGGCACTTTGCTGAGTGGTTTTGGGGGGTCATGTTTCAAAGAGAGGTCTTGGACCACATTAAACACCTCTCAGTGGCAATGAGGACGGACCTTGTCATGAGTTACAAGAAAAGAGCTTTCAATGAATTTTGAACCATGACGCTTTAAATATCTTGGCACAGGTGAGGCGTCAGAGGCACATAAACTTGGTGTGTCTGTATCAAGACATACAGGGGTGGGGACTGTAGCAGGTTGCTGGAATGTCCAATTATGAGTACTTCCAATAAAAGTTTATGTGTAGAGATAGAAATAGGAAAGCATGCATATCTAACCTGAGTGGCTTATGGAATAGATGGTGTATGGGGGCCTTGCTGGTTATGaatttgtatatatgtgtctgAATCTGGCGAGGCTTTCCCGTGAGACATTTTTGTGATTATAGATAATGTACTTCCCTGAACAAAGTACATAGCCAATGACCATTTGATGAGCAGAATATACTTGCCCAGGTACCTGTTGcctgaatttgtgtgtgtgtgtgtgtgttatgtgcatgtgcacacacttGGAAACCATATCAAGATGTATGGATAAATGTTCTTTGTGCTTTTGCATATGGGCTATGCCAGAGACAGATGAGAGGCATGCCTGGGTCTGCAGTACGGAGCATTGCTATTGGACACATAGCTGCCAAGACAGTATCCAAGAATTGTCCACGTGGTCCCTGGGACTGCCCTCCACTGGGACACTTAGTCTGAGGTTTGTTCCTTGGTTGAGTAGTTACTCTGTGGACAAAGTGCATCATTTCAGGGGTTCCTGAAATGTCTGTGTGTGGTCAGAAGGAGGCTTAGCCCCAGAAAGGAAACACCTCTGCTTCCTGCCCACCTAAACAGGCAGTGATGGTCTCTTCTCCATCTGGAGAAGTTTGGGTTGAGCAGAGATCCAGAGGTCTTCTtcatccttcttcttcttcttctttttcttcttgttcttctctgGCTGCTGGCCCCTCTTGCCTGGTGGGCTCCAGCAGCAATGGCAACACATGAAGAGGAGTGTGATGATCACCAAGAGTGGCAGGCCCAGGAGGACTCCCAGGCAGATGGTGTTGTAGATGCCTTCTTGGTGTTTGGTCAAGATGGTGTCCCAGATAGAGCTGAAGAAGGCGCTGATTCTCTCCATGGTGCTTGGCTAGATTAGGGCCAGAGAACCCTCTCGGCTTACTAGCAGGTCCTGGACTCAAAAGGATGCAACCTTGACCACTTGTAATTTATTCCTCTTCCAGCTTTGGGTTTGGGCATGCCACTGACAGCACCTGAAGGATTAAAACAGACAACTGAAGAGAAATGCAGAGGGACTGGTCTACAATTTTAATAGTTTCATAGATTTTAGGCTTAGGAAAGGGGAAGGAATTGAAGATTTCCAGGGTTCAGTAAACTTGCATTGAGACTCAATAAACAAGATAAATGCATGCATGTAATCAATAAGCATCAACTAATTCTTGCTATGTACACACATTATATTGGGCTtaggatataaaaatgaatagtATATCAGGTCTGGCACGTAGGAAGTTCTCAGCagttgtggaataaatgaatcaatgtgTGTGTTCAGTGTTCTGATGAGGGGTTGCT
This DNA window, taken from Macaca mulatta isolate MMU2019108-1 chromosome 1, T2T-MMU8v2.0, whole genome shotgun sequence, encodes the following:
- the KIAA0040 gene encoding uncharacterized protein KIAA0040 homolog isoform X1, which encodes MERISAFFSSIWDTILTKHQEGIYNTICLGVLLGLPLLVIITLLFMCCHCCWSPPGKRGQQPEKNKKKKKKKKKDEEDLWISAQPKLLQMEKRPSLPV